One Loxodonta africana isolate mLoxAfr1 chromosome 15, mLoxAfr1.hap2, whole genome shotgun sequence genomic window carries:
- the LOC135227743 gene encoding putative olfactory receptor 10D4, with product MRNHTMVTEFILLGIPETKGLETVLFFLFSSLYLCTLLGNVLILTAILSSSQLHTPMYLFLGNLSMFDLGFSSTTAPKMLLYLSGQSQVISFQGCVAQLFFYHFLGCTEGFLYTVMAYDRFVAICYPLRYMVIMNHRVCSVLATGTWMSGCIHAIILTSLTFQLPYCGSNEVGYYFCDIPAVLLLACEDTSLAQRVGFTNIGLLSLICLFLILVSYIRIGISISKIRSAEGRQRAFSTCSAHITAILCAYGPVIIIYLQPNPSPVLGATIQILNNLVTPMLNPLIYSLRNKDVKSALRNVFSTRSFTLENT from the coding sequence ATGAGAAATCACACAATGGTGACTGAATTCATCCTGCTGGGAATTCCTGAGACAAAGGGACTAGAGAcagttctttttttcctgttctcatcATTATATTTATGTACCCTCTTGGGAAATGTGCTCATCCTTACAGCTATCCTCTCTTCCTCTCAGCTTCACACTCCCATGTATTTATTCTTGGGAAACCTCTCCATGTTTGACCTAGGTTTCTCCTCAACCACTGCTCCCAAGATGCTGTTATACCTCTCAGGGCAGAGCCAGGTTAtctcttttcaaggctgtgtggcCCAACTCTTCTTCTACCACTTCTTGGGGTGCACTGAGGGTTTCCTATACactgtgatggcctatgaccgctttgTGGCCATATGTTACCCTTTGAGATATATGGTCATCATGAACCACAGAGTCTGCTCTGTCTTGGCCACAGGGACCTGGATGAGTGGCTGCATCCATGCCATCATCCTAACCTCCCTCACTTTCCAGTTACCCTACTGTGGCTCTAATGAGGTGGGCTACTACTTCTGTGACATCCCTGCAGTCTTACTGCTAGCTTGTGAAGATACGTCTCTAGCCCAGAGGGTAGGTTTTACAAATATTGGTCTTTTGTCTCTCATTTGCCTTTTCCTCATCCTTGTCTCCTACATTCGCATTGGGATTTCTATATCAAAAATCCGCTCAGCAGAGGGAAGGCAGCGAGCATTCTCTACTTGCAGTGCCCACATCACTGCCATTCTTTGTGCTTATGGGCCAGTCATCATCATCTATCTACAGCCCAACCCCAGTCCCGTGCTTGGTGCTACAATTCAGATACTGAATAATCTTGTAACCCCCATGTTGAATCCACTGATCTACAGCCTGAGAAATAAGGATGTAAAATCAGCCCTGAGGAATGTATTTTCCACTAGAAGCTTCACCTTGGAGAATACATAA